The following are encoded together in the Acidimicrobiia bacterium genome:
- a CDS encoding 3'-5' exonuclease yields MRILSPVRPSPDQLVILTDGRPGFRLIRGAAGSGKTTTALLRLKQLTKSRLARQDRLGLRGPVRVLVLTYNRTLEGYIMELARQQVAADRRLDLEVSTFSKWARGLVGTVDILDRDQVASHLRASLLPLIQADQLDFFVDEVEYALSRFSPDTLNEYLSKERTGRGNSPRVDAALRQRLLADVILPYQDAKRAAGLRDWNDLALEAADAESEEYDVVIVDEAQDFSANQVRAVLAHLAKDHSTTFVLDAMQRIYPRFFTWAEVGIALRPNMIYRLEENHRNTAEIAAFAVPLVAGLPLEDDGSLPDFTACRETGRRPKIVIGKYSNQLEYMLAELQTYADLEKESVAILQPRGGRWFDYARAVLQRHRIPYCELTRQSVWPSGPEQVGLSTVHSAKGLEFDHVLLPGLNQQVTPHGEGEGDATLDRLRRLLAMGVGRARTSVMVGYKPGEESTLIGLLDPATYDAVTV; encoded by the coding sequence ATGCGGATCCTCTCGCCGGTCCGCCCTTCCCCAGATCAGCTGGTCATCCTCACCGATGGCCGTCCTGGCTTTCGGCTCATCAGAGGAGCCGCCGGGAGTGGGAAGACGACGACCGCGTTGCTCCGTTTGAAGCAGCTCACCAAGAGTCGGCTCGCCCGGCAGGATCGGTTGGGTTTGCGGGGCCCTGTCCGGGTCCTCGTCTTGACCTACAACCGAACGCTCGAGGGCTACATCATGGAACTCGCTCGTCAGCAGGTTGCCGCAGATCGGCGCCTCGATCTCGAGGTGAGCACCTTTAGCAAGTGGGCCCGGGGCCTCGTGGGAACCGTCGACATCCTGGATCGCGACCAGGTGGCATCACACCTCCGGGCGAGCCTCCTTCCTTTGATTCAAGCCGATCAACTCGACTTCTTCGTGGACGAGGTGGAGTACGCCCTCTCGCGGTTTTCCCCCGACACGCTCAACGAGTACCTCAGCAAGGAGAGGACTGGCCGGGGCAACTCCCCCCGGGTGGACGCCGCCCTCCGGCAGCGCCTACTCGCCGACGTCATCCTGCCCTACCAAGACGCAAAGCGCGCCGCCGGCCTCCGTGACTGGAACGACCTCGCCCTCGAAGCCGCCGACGCCGAGTCCGAGGAGTATGACGTCGTCATCGTCGATGAGGCTCAAGACTTCTCCGCCAACCAAGTCCGGGCCGTGCTCGCCCATCTGGCCAAGGATCACTCGACGACGTTCGTGCTGGACGCCATGCAACGGATCTATCCCCGCTTCTTCACGTGGGCCGAGGTGGGCATCGCGCTTCGGCCGAACATGATCTACAGGCTGGAGGAGAACCACCGGAACACTGCCGAGATCGCGGCCTTCGCAGTACCTCTGGTGGCCGGCCTGCCACTCGAGGACGACGGATCACTTCCCGATTTCACCGCCTGCCGCGAGACAGGTAGACGCCCCAAGATCGTGATAGGGAAGTACAGCAACCAGCTCGAGTACATGCTGGCCGAACTCCAGACGTACGCTGATCTTGAGAAGGAGTCGGTCGCCATCCTGCAACCGCGGGGTGGCAGGTGGTTCGACTATGCCCGCGCCGTGCTGCAGCGCCACCGGATCCCCTACTGTGAGCTCACCCGCCAGAGCGTCTGGCCTAGTGGACCAGAGCAGGTGGGCCTGTCGACGGTCCACTCCGCCAAGGGGCTCGAGTTCGATCACGTCCTACTCCCTGGCCTCAACCAGCAGGTCACCCCGCATGGCGAAGGAGAAGGGGACGCCACCCTCGACCGCCTCCGACGGCTGCTCGCCATGGGGGTCGGTCGTGCGCGTACCTCGGTCATGGTCGGCTACAAGCCAGGCGAGGAGTCCACGCTCATAGGCTTGCTCGACCCTGCCACCTACGACGCCGTTACGGTCTAG
- a CDS encoding SprT family zinc-dependent metalloprotease yields the protein MTDRVLEVAGLEVAVSERPARSTMEITIDRDGSLLVAVPAGTPDDPVRDFIDRKQDWIHRKLIEKADFLPVQPPKQLVNGEGFRYLGRNYRLLLVDDQDMAVRLSGGRLCLRRDEPDGAAALIAWYRATGTSWLRKRVRLWASRCNVPEFAIVMRDLGYRWGSYRDGRLNIHWATLQLQPTLVDYVLVHELTHAHYPNHSNRFWDAVARVQPVYAESRDRLAAAGRTLWLGDVASG from the coding sequence ATGACCGACCGCGTGCTCGAAGTTGCTGGCCTCGAGGTGGCCGTGAGCGAAAGGCCCGCCCGGTCGACGATGGAGATCACCATCGACCGAGACGGCTCACTCCTGGTAGCGGTTCCGGCAGGGACCCCAGACGACCCGGTGCGGGACTTTATCGACCGCAAACAAGACTGGATCCACCGCAAGCTGATCGAGAAGGCTGATTTCCTGCCGGTGCAGCCACCCAAGCAGCTCGTCAACGGGGAGGGCTTCCGCTACCTGGGCCGCAACTACCGGCTCCTGCTGGTCGACGACCAGGACATGGCGGTGAGGCTCTCCGGTGGACGCCTGTGCCTACGCCGTGACGAGCCCGACGGTGCCGCCGCGCTCATCGCCTGGTACCGAGCCACCGGAACCTCCTGGCTCCGCAAGCGGGTCAGGCTGTGGGCCTCACGCTGCAACGTCCCCGAATTCGCCATCGTGATGCGAGACCTCGGGTACCGCTGGGGCTCGTATCGCGATGGCCGCCTCAACATCCACTGGGCCACCCTGCAACTGCAACCCACTCTCGTCGACTACGTCCTTGTCCATGAGCTCACCCACGCCCACTACCCGAACCACAGCAACCGCTTCTGGGACGCAGTGGCCCGAGTGCAGCCGGTTTACGCCGAGTCGAGAGATCGACTGGCGGCGGCAGGACGGACCCTGTGGCTTGGAGACGTCGCAAGTGGCTAG